The DNA region TGTGTCAGATACAGCGTTGTCGTTTCTCAACAAACGTACAGTTTGCCTGGACGATGGGCTAAGAAGTTGGGCATTGAGACCTTTGATCTTTTCCGTCTTCTCTTTAGCTGCGGCTGTAGCAGCTCTGGTTCTCTTGACAGTTTGTGTTTTGGAAGGGGTTTTGATGAGTTCGCCAATAGGTGCTCTGATAGGAAATGGAACAAACAATGTCAGCTTCGTTTATTGATTCTGTTTCGGCTGGCAAGAGCTGCGCAGcacctttttttctggCATCATGTGCAgcaaaaaggcaaagtgGCCACTTACTTAGGAACATGTGCCATTATTTGAGACATGTAACCCTCGAGCCAATCATACCCTTTCGAGTTGATAgcctcttcaagctctaCGAGGCTCTTAGATGCCGACTGGCGCAGGTCATTTCTGAGGCCGGATGTATAGTGTGTCAGTGTAGGATAGTCTTGAGTGAGTGGCGGCATGTCGAGATGCAAGCTGAATTAGTTAGCAAGACTCAAAACAAGACGGGACAAGATGCAGACATGAGTGCGACGGAGCACGAAAACAATAAACAAGCCAGCCCGCCGaggccgccgccgccgccacaAGTCCCACCACCATTGTTATTAACAGTTCTTTAACAAAAAAATCACACGCGCGTACGTGGCATTTATTGGTGTTATTTATCTCCTTCCGTCGGGtcttctgctcctgctgctggctgctgttgctgtcgGCGCCAgaaaaaacaaacaaacaacgCCTCGCATGTAATGTTGCATAAGTATTAAACCAGTAACACTATTCCTTGGACCTGGTACCAGAAGGCACAATGCCAACCGCAGGGGTTAAGGTAAGTAAATGCCAGCAAATTTCGCATGTTGCACCAGTTATCCCAAAACTTACGACGCGACTGTTTTTCAGACCAAGAAGGCAAGCACCCTATCCATCTTCTGACGCACTACAAGAAAAATACTGACTTATAACAACCAGGTAACTACCTACGGGCGTAAAAACACAGTAAGCACTGTATACAGATAATGTCAATAACCTCAGGGGTTTGACTCACTGGCTACAGCAAATCATCTCCATTCACTCAGACTTTGTTGAACCAGTTGACTTGACTTCTCCTCCCGTCCTTCCAACGCGGCAGCGTCAACCTCTGACGGCTAAGCCCTCCAATGACAACTGCAACTTACCCGCTGCTACATGCCAAGCATTGAATTCCCTCAAAAGTGACAGGCTTTCAAAAGCGCCCTATAAAGAGGAAACTTTGCCCAAAGTTGCAAAAGGGGTGTCGCCAGATGGTACTTTATCCAAGGTAACAGTGCCTCCTTTGAGTAAATCTCCTCGGATCGTTTCAACGAAGCAAAGAAGAGTGTCCCGGAAAACCTCAAAGGCCATTGTTCCTAGGAGTCCTGCGGCTGCTCATACGACACTCCCGTCAGCGCCCAAAATACCGATGGAGTCTTCATCCATGCAGTCTACAAAGCAGCAGCGCTCTCCAGGTTCAGCTATCAGGGCGAAAAAAAGGCTTGTTTTTGAGGGAGTTATCCTGCCTTTACGGTCACCAATAAGTGACATCAGAATCGAGGAGTTATCTGAAAGGCTATCGGATGTGACAATTAAAGACAGTTCTGCTCAAAAGACAGGGAATGGCGCGGACAAAGGGAAGTCATCATCTCAATTCGCCTTGGAAGCTCTCATACAAGCATGTTCTTCTGCCTCTGTTCAGGAGTTCAACGCCTTTATCAAATCATTCCCATTATTTCCTGCCTCGAAAGATGTCTTCATGACCAAAGTGGGTGAAGCATCATATTCTGAGGTATTTGGCTTTTCTCAGTCAGCCGAAGATGCCGATCTAGTCCTAAAGGTGATCCCGCTGTTTTCGGGGACGGTGGAGGCAGACGGGTCATTTCCCGACTGTAGCTCACCCGAAGATGTTCTGAGGGAGATTGAAATTACCAAGAAAATGAATCAAGTTCCAGGTGGCGGTTTCGTGGAATTCAGAGGGTAAGCCCCTTGGTGCATCTGCTTCGTACATAGACTACTAATGATGTTCCTTCCAGCGCCTATGTTGTGGAAGGAAAGTATCCTAAGGAACTGCTCGAAAAATGGGACATCTACAAATCCACCCAGGGCTCTGCTAGTGTACGACCTTGTACGTATAGCTATCAGATTGTGGCTGTATCTTAACTTTTCTGTAGCGGCATTTGGCCCAACACAGAAGTATTGCCTTGTGGCTCTCTGTAATTCAGGGATTGACCTTGAGGCCCTCCAGTTTGATTCTTCTCGGGGTTGGGTGCAGGCCGCTGGGATATTCTGGCAAGTAGCAGCAGCTCTGGCATCCGCCGAAGATTGGACAAAATTTGAGGTCCGTTTGCTTTTTAGAGTTGATTTTCTTGATTGGCAGCTTACTAAAGACTATAGCATCGTGATCTCCATGAGGGCCAAATTCTCATATCATCCTTATCCGAATCCCCTTCCTCTACAGAACCGGAAAATTACCTGTCGCCAACATACACATCTTTGCAAACGACCATCATTGATTTTGGTCTTTCACGTTTAAATATGCCCACGCCAGTTTGGTCCCAAATACCTGAAGAAGTGTATGAAGGCAAAGGAGCACAATGGGATTTGTATAGAGCCATGAGGTCTAGGATAGGTGACGACTGGGGTGGTTTCCATGCAATCACGAACCTCATGGTAAGCCCGCTTTTTGTGGAATGAGGACAAAAGTGCTGATCATACCCATCAATCAATTCAAGTGGCTGCGATATATCCTTCAGTATATGCTCGTATCGAAATCTCTTAGAAAGCCCCGCGCTCTCAGATCTACACAAGTCCCTCGGTTGGCTAGGGGCGTGAAACCAAAACCCGATACCGTCCGGTCTGAAAAAGCTTGGGGCATCCTCCAGAAAGtcgaggagatgatggaatACAGTCTGAATTTCGACATGAGTGCAAGGTCAAATAGGAATCACAAGAACGATGCGTTGAAACCTTTAACTTCAGCAAGAGACTTGGTGAACTgggggaaagatgaaggatggatTGGATAATATTCACATTGAAGCCCGATTATGTACATTAGCAGCTCGCGCATTGATCCACATGTACAATTAGCTTTGCCCTTCCAGTGCGGGTTGTACGGCGAGGGTGGATAAGCTGTAGTCGCAAGAAAGACGCGGACCATCAGTTTTGCAAGAGACATGATCCGGCATCCTCCCTGAACTGTCGATATGAATCCAAAGATATGACAGCCACATAGAGAGCATGAATACATCCCAGCTAAGCCTCCATCCCCGCTAAGTAAATTACTTCTTCTTAGCGGGCTCGCCGGCCTTAGAACGAGCCTTTCCGCGGAGCTATCAAACAGTCAGACAAAATTTATGCAGAGTAACGCGTAACGTACCTTCTTCGATCggttcttcctctccttaCGAAGCTTCCTGGAAGGCTTGACGACCTTCTCGGCAAGGTTGGACTGAGACATATCAGCGGATGCTCATCACGGCAACTCTGTTTAAGGTTCCCCTAAAACATAATCGCTCTCGTCAGGTATAGTAGCCACTCACCCTCACGAGCCTGTGCTTGGGCTCAAACTTCTTCTGAgagtcctcatcatcgtagATCAAACCGAAACCGGTAGATGAGCCGCCACCGAACTTGGTCTTGAGACCGAAGACGACGACACGCTCCTTGTCGGTCTTGTAAAGGGCACCAAGCTTCTCAGAGAGCTCAGAACGAGAGACGTTGGGGCGAGTGGGGTGGAAGACAGTGAGGACAAACTGTCGTCGGTTGAGGAGACGGTTGGTGATGAACTTGGAAGTTCGGAGGGTGACGGGGCCTTCGGGGTCCTGTAAATCGGGCGGTAATTAGCATCTCCAATGAAGCCAGACAGACAGCACAAAATATCTGACGACGCCTGACGAGCCGGACAGCATCCCGGTAGACCCAGCACCATCCCAGCGATCCCTATTCACTCCGCATGTCCCTTTCCgcccatcttcttgactcttttctctctctctgTGCCTTTCTCCGTGCTGTCCAGACCGTCTGGCCTGTCGGTGTGTCAAACTCACCATGCTGGGCAAAATCCTCCTTTTTAAGtttgatggatggagaagaaagacgagaGAAGACTTGAAGCTAGGCAGAAATCCAGCGACCTACAGAGACCATATCGAAAAGACGGAAACAAATCCATATTACCTCCGGAGTTTCACGGAGTTTGTTCATGTTTGTTTGTGGCAGAATGGCTGACGTGGATTTCTATGTTGTAAATGTTTTTGTATTATGTAATCTACCGCTCGATGATAAAAATAATGAATGATGCGATGGATCGTCGTCGCGTGGCGGCACCGACGGGGATCGCCGTTGTTCCTGACAACTCTTGCTCTGTTTTCCGGCCTCCACGTTGTACAATTGAAAGtgaaagtggaggaggttgatCTACTCGGCTTTTATGCCCTGCTTGGCTCCTGCGCGCCGGCCGATGGCAACGACGGAATTACTGTCTATAGGTAATAGCAAATCGGGCCAAGAACCTTAAGCAAGCAAACATCACATATCTATATATTGCATGCATCTGGTCCGGCCGACGACGGATGCATGCCTCCTTCAGTTATATTAGACTGTTACCAGCATTCTTATTTTGACTTCCCGCACTACCTTGCGAAGAACAACTATAGATTGTACATGATGCTGCTCGGCACCTTGGCGCACCTAGCGCTCACCATTACTTGCGGTTACAGTCTCACAGTACCTCAGGCTCATCGAGAAACccttgaagaagcaggtGAGTAGCGTATTTCAAATGTCCTTATAGCTCGAAGGAGTGGGACACCAACGTATATCCAACAAAGGGAAGCTCACCACATTTGCAGCCGTCAACACAAAGAAGCTCATCGAAGATGTTACTGTGGGAACTATGTCCAGCGTCTTTCCCAATGGAACTGATAACGGTGGTAAGTTAGAAATTCACGATTATGGAAAGGTTCAAACTGACATGTCTTGCTCAGGACGACCCTTTGCTATGATGGAGGTAAGGAAACTATTACACTACACACGAACGACCGCAGTTTACACCCTTAAATAGTACCATGCTCCATGTCATCCGCCGCCATCACTCACATTTCTCCTGCTCCCTATTTCGCTCTCTACTCACAATATCATGGCTTCAAGCTCTCATTACGCTAGTTACTCTGTGGCGATGCCGCATAAGGATGAGTGGTCCCCCATGAGTTTATCTCGAGTGGCTTTCATTGGAGTGAGTCTGAGCAAACTGGGCTTTGATTATAAGGCACTAAGTGATGCGAACCCTGCGCAGAATATGACTTTCCTTCCAGATATCtccaaagaagagaaggcggAGCTAGAGAAATGCTACCTCAGTTACCACCCTGACGCCAAATATTGGCTTCCAGGGGCATCAAATTCTCCTCATTCATCTGTATGGGCCAAACTAGATGCGGACGACATTTACTATGTTGGAGGATTCGGGGAGTGAGTTTCAATTACCTTCATTGGAGTGTCTCTGTTGACTGAATCGGATTAGCACTCATTATATTGGACACATTCCTATCGATCTGTATACCAAAGTCGGAGAAGCAGATGAAGGTAACGGTCAGGGACAGAGCGAGCAAGTCCTTAGTGGTTACAGCGTTTTCAGGAACGGGGTATCATTGCTGTTGAAGAACATCTTTTGAACTCGCGGAATAAAGGGGAGAGAAGACTCTACAATGCAAGTAGGATACGATGTCTCAAGAGTCACTTGTTTTTTCAAGCTCGGCACTTGTATGTAGCGTGATGATCATTGCAGGATTGCCAGCCTGAGCTGCTGCTAACAGAATTGTTGCGATGGCGGAAAATGGAATAAGCTCGCTCTGCCGTTGTTGATAAACGCTGTGCGACAGTTTGGTTAGACATTGTGTTGAATCCTACACTTGCTGTTTTCCTGTACATTTGCCTGTAAAATTTCATCCATCAAATACATTATTCTGTCACTGCTGTCCGTCGATTTAATATACCATCAAAGAATACTGCATATATATTTTGATTTTGTAGAGTAAATAAGTACCAAAGTGTTTTTGATTCCGCCCGATCAGTCTGAAATTGTCGCTTGTTGGTTGCCCGTCGTTGTTGGCGGGCCTGGGGTTCGTTCATGGCTCATGACATTCAATCCACTATTATTGTGTATTACTCCGTTCTCTCACCCTATACTCAAACAAAGCCATGTCGCACACCATTCCGCTTTCCTTAGCCACCCTCAGATCGCATTCCATCTTCAACCCCCCTATCTCAACCTCATCCCCACCTGAAGACGAATGGGAGCTTCTTGACCGGCCCTCGGCTGACGAGCCTATGAGCCAGAAACAGGGCAGGATGGTATTGCGCGACAAGGATTTGATTGTTGCAATGGGCAGTGAAGTAAGGATGATGAGCCTCAATGCAAGCGATGGAAGttggaaggttgaggatggaCTTGTCGGATCCTACAGGGTAGGTGGTCATCTTTGTATAATCTAATTTTTGAGTCTCAGCTGACCTTCAACATCTAGACACTCAAATCTGCACATTTAACATTTGCGATCCATCACATCGTAGTTAACCCGACCGGGAGATTGTTAGCAGTAGTGGGACATCATCAGATCGTCGTACTGGTGCTCCCAAAACCCACACATTCTGGCAaattggaagaagggcaagcGGAAGTGGAGTGCGTCACCAAAACCAAACAATGTGAAATTGACTAACATATAATTAGGTCAATACCCATCGATGACTTCTTGTTTTCGCGGTCCTCTAATGATGCGATAACCCAAGTACAGTGGCACCCTTGGGGTGAGAATGGGAACTCGCTTTGGGTGTTGACGGCCGGCGGCAAGCTGCGGTAAGTGAATAGCATCACTTTTGGGAATCTGCTTGGCTAATTTGCTACAGCGAATATGATGTCTTACAACCACATGATTGCGTACAGACTTTCGATTTCATCCCGGAACGCACCCGCTCAGTTCCAAAATTCACTGCCGTTGACCCTCTTTCACGTTACGCCTCTTCGTTTGCATTTGGCTCCTCTATGATTGGATTTTCACCTCTTATGGTGTATTGTCTGCTGGCGAGCGGTGATATACATGTACTTGGTCCAATTCTTCCACTCCGAACAGAAATGCCGGCCCAGTATCTCCGGCAACTCAAAACATTCGCGGATATCAGGCTAGCAACAGTCCAAAATCAAGCCCGTGATGTTTTTGGTGCAGGGACCTCAGGACTTGGAAAGGCGGTCTTGCAAGCAGAGTGGGTGGATCATCTCGTAAAGCAAGTGCGACAAACGGAAGAAATGCagagcaagaagcaagtcgaagaagggggCGGAACTACGCAAAACATGCCCATGAGGGCTAGCATTTTGGGGAAATCCACGAAGATCCATAGTTCTCCTGTAGAAAATAGATCTTCATCGTTGGGCTTACCACGCAATGGTTTTGTCAGAGTCCACCCACCTCACCTCACAGAGTCAGGTGGTCCTGCCCCTGGTGCTCATCGTACGTTGCTCAGACAGGGGCCAGTGGTGTTTTCTCCTGGACCTCAAGATGTGGGAAATGTCGACGAAGATTTAGACGAGGAGCAGATGGCCACAGATTTGCTTATCGTGCAGGTCGATGCGAATGAAATGGACGCTGGCGGGTCAAAGGGAACGGAGGGGCAAACTGTCATTGCCATCGCGTGGTCTGGCGGTCGGGTTGATATCGGCCTGGAACTGGATGCACCCGAGGCACGGTGGATCAGTTCTAGAGTAAGTTCTTCCGACTTTTTATTCATCATGAATTTTGACAGCCACACAGGATCCCACCCCCCCGGCTCCAGTGATACACATCACAGACTCCATACTTCTCTCATTTCCCAATAATGACCCCTTCATCATTTCCTCCAATGCGCCCGTATTGGCCCGTGATCCACTGTATAATGACGTTTTCTATGTTTCACATGCTTTTGGAGTGGACGCTATCAATGTCAGggctgttgttgatggaCTGGACGGGGACGGTAATGAAGGCGAACTCCCCGTCCCTCAGGTATCGAGACTCGTCGAGTCTAACAGGTGGGTATAGCTGTAAAACGTGTGACAGATTGTTGACTGACGGTTTGTAGTGTGCCGAATACGCCGATTGTCGGCATGTTCGGCTTTTGTAATATCACATTTGGTTACGGTATTGTCGTTCTCGCCTCCACTGGTCAGGTTGCCTACATGGAGCTCGACATTCGTTTCGGCGATCGATTGGCACTTTTACCTAGTTCAGCTCGTGCTGCAAGCGGCTTTCGAACTGAACTAAAGGACACACAATCACTACTTGACAATGCCTTTGAAGTGGACAGTCTTGTCTCGTCAGTCAAGACTGGCACCAAAGCCTCGCGTCGGCAAATTCCGGATTATAACATGCCCCTGACTGTTATTAACAGTGATCATCTTTCGGCCCTTCAAGACGTTTCGTCTCATGTTCATGCTCAAGCTCAGCGTATACGGACTGCTTCCCAAGCGGTGGAGAACCGCCTTGATCTTCAAGTCGAAGAACTTCAGCGTCATGCCCGTTTGATGGCAGAATGTCGTCAGGAAGTTGCAAGTCTACAAAAAAGCGAGACCCTTGGCCGAATAGAGTCACTGATaagaaggcaagaaggcATACAGAAGAGGGTAGAGAAGATGCTGGGCGATATGGCCTTGGAGTACAAGCCGCATGTAGGCGATGGGGAGAGAAAATGGTTCAAGGAATt from Cryptococcus neoformans var. neoformans B-3501A chromosome 4, whole genome shotgun sequence includes:
- a CDS encoding 40S ribosomal protein S24 (Match to EST gb|CF187021.1|CF187021; HMMPfam hit to Ribosomal_S24e, Ribosomal protein S24e, score: 128.8, E(): 1.2e-35), with product MNKLRETPEVAGFLPSFKSSLVFLLHPSNLKRRILPSMDPEGPVTLRTSKFITNRLLNRRQFVLTVFHPTRPNVSRSELSEKLGALYKTDKERVVVFGLKTKFGGGSSTGFGLIYDDEDSQKKFEPKHRLVRSNLAEKVVKPSRKLRKERKNRSKKLRGKARSKAGEPAKKK
- a CDS encoding hypothetical protein (Match to ESTs gb|CF185139.1|CF185139, gb|CF194248.1|CF194248, gb|CF194247.1|CF194247); translation: MPPSVILDCYQHSYFDFPHYLAKNNYRLYMMLLGTLAHLALTITCGYSLTVPQAHRETLEEAAVNTKKLIEDVTVGTMSSVFPNGTDNGGRPFAMMEYHAPCHPPPSLTFLLLPISLSTHNIMASSSHYASYSVAMPHKDEWSPMSLSRVAFIGNMTFLPDISKEEKAELEKCYLSYHPDAKYWLPGASNSPHSSVWAKLDADDIYYVGGFGDTHYIGHIPIDLYTKVGEADEGNGQGQSEQVLSGYSVFRNGVSLLLKNIF